In Cryptomeria japonica chromosome 1, Sugi_1.0, whole genome shotgun sequence, the sequence CCTCAACATAGTGGTTTGTCTAGGTTCCCAATAGGATCCCCACCGCTGAGACAAGCTTACCATTGTGATTCCTAGCAAGTCCCCCACAACTAGTCAGCCCAGGATAAATCCTAGTTGTATTAAGGATTAAAATGGATTTTTATACTGATATTAACGTTAGTCTACATAAAGATCCACCattgtatttaaataaaattaaatataagaataaatgcatttatttatgtaTGAAAGAGATTCTCATGTGATACTTGGAGATAGAATAGGAGCAAATAATAGTGTTACCAGCAAGCAAGTCTTATCTCAAAAAATATGTTAGAAGAATATAGAgttttcttgaaaacaattttaaaAGTCCTTGAGAATGGCAAGGAGAAGGATCCCTTTTTAGTCAAATGAGAGACAAGAGGAATTACTTGTTTACATGTTAGAATACACATGATAAATGAGCCATGCCAAAAgtatgcttttaaattttaaaattttataggtTGGTATTGAGTCATATAGACATCTTTATGTCACACTCCCATCATAGAGAGTTGTGATGAAATTAAGAATGCAATATGGTAACATCTTATATTCTGTAAATACAAGATATAATATTTCATATATAAATATTGGAATTTATCATTATGTCATGGATTAAGGTGCATTAAAAATGTAAAATTCTTCAACTATGCAATTTTCATCACTATTATCCTAATCAATTAAATTTCATTTATGTCCAAGCTCCTTGAGGAGCATGAAAACTccatatttatctactatataatTTCTTAAATGCCTTTTATGAGCCATCTTTTTCCTACATTCATTTATCATCCACACATTCACCTTCTTGAGGTATTACTATAACTCCCTCTTCATCTTCATAATCCGCATGAAAACCGCCATGTTCCACCACTTCTCTAGCAACCCTCTAAGTCATCCATTCCAaggtttaagaaaaaaaaaattcgccTACTTATAAcccataaataataaataatataatataattcaaaattgaaattgtATTCTTCTTTAATTTCATTGTATAAGTTGTACAAAATACTTATTCTCCTATTTGGTGAATTAGTTTTGGTAATAACATTCTTTGATTTTGTAATGCGCATAAGGATAACCTTCTTGATTCactttttatttaattgatttattatctttaAACCTTTATCGCCTCTATTAAATTCTATCTCCATGTAAAAGTAAAATTGATCTGCATAATTTAATAATCTCATTTTTAAATCAATAACAATCATTTCATAAATTATTATCTTTCAAATATCTTATTAAATGAATGTTTAGTATTTATATAATATAATCTTCATTAaaactaaatataaatatttagcatttaattaaatttatatatacatcaattcaaatattttatattaatcctAACTCACAAATGTAAAATAATTGTTTAACATTGCTGTATTTAGCTAATTTTCCTTAAAGAATGGCGTGGTACAGATGGGACAAGTATTGTGATCCTCAAGCCATGGCCAAATACACTGAGAATGAAATATGTGTCGGATCATACAAGGAATTTCTCGAACCTCTTCTCCCAAAATAAAATCATCCCTACAAACTCCACAGAAAAGCCCATcatcaacatgaaaatttgaaactgTTACGATGGGCAGTCCTTCTACCAATTCTTTCGccttcctttcattctccattatcTTGACGATCTTTTTCCGAAGAGAATCGAAGGTATTGAAGACCCCACGTAACCACCGAATATCAGCAGGGAGTCGATCCTCATGAACTTCAATCAGGAGAAATTCAGAATATAATGAATCGTGACGGCTATTAAGGTGTTGCAGACAATGAGGCAGAGTTTCACGTTCCATAAAACAATTTGCTtgcatgaatatgttggtggctTCGATACGTAAATCCCCCATGCGGGATTCTAGGCTTGTGCACCAGTCGGCAAGTTCCTTCTCCCTGCAACCCATCTGCTTCTCCTCCTGCATTTGCATTTCTTCACTTCACTATTGCTTAGCTAATTAAAGGTGAAAAGATATTCAATTTTGTATGCGAATTTGTGGAATGCATTGCTGTCATCTAGCAATATGTAGTGAATGAAGCGTCAGGAATAGTTTCTTCTGGCGACTCCTCAAAACAGGCCAGCCGTTGATCCAAATGGTACCTAATTTAGGCATCAGTTTTCACCGCTGCTGTTTATAAAAAGCCTATGAATTTATTATTAATcattattttaaaccaaaattctTAAACTTAACTGATTTATTTTTAGATGACATAAGCGGAAAATAATATGATCTATAACTGATTGCGGAGAATAATATAATCTATAACTGATTCTCAATTTGGTATGCTAATTTATGGGATGTCTTGCAGACATCTAAGGATATACAGTAattttttgtaattgtaagttAATAAGTTGAATATAATCTTTGAATTCGaccaaaattagattttaattAATTGGGTTAAGAAAATTAATATAGTATAATCTCTGAATTGGATTTTAGGGAAAAAAATCATGACCGAAATGAAACTGGTTTTATGTGCTTAGGGTTTGTAGCCTTTAAAAAAAACTTAGGGTTCCgagtttattaattttttaatgttgTGTTTATTATTATACTTTTTTAACTTTGTAGAAAATGAATTCAAGGTCAAATGTGTTTAACGTGACTAACATTCCGAGTTTTGCATTAACTTCCTTTATTTTAGTTGTCGAGTGTGATTTAAGGGAAATTTAGCTGCGTGTTAAGGGTATTTAATTTTGCAAATTAAGATTCAGTAAATTTTATGAGTATTATGTTTGAATGAAAAAAATTGTTATTGAATTATAAAATTATATGTTTAAATTAAGAAATTGTTGaataatttatttgtaattaataaggataaaaatttggtgaaaatataatttatattgttatcaataaataaggtaaggttaaggttaatattgtgcttagattgattttgaataatgtttaaattttaaaaactaaaaagtattatatttatatataaatgaattcatttaagataaataaatgaattcatttaagaatagtttaagattttttttttgaaataatgaaGAATAAATAGTTTAAGATTTGAAATAATGAAGAATAAATAGTTTAAGATTTGAAATAATGAAGATTACATTGAAGATAAATTTAAGttgtagtaaataaaataattgttaattaaataaaataataataataaaaaaaaattatgctaataattttttaaaatatatttatatcatTACAATTCATCACTTGTTCcattaaaattatatttcataatataataaaaatatctaaaaatattatatttatatataaatgaattcatttaagaatagtttaagattttttttgaaataatgaaGATTACATTGAAATAAATTTAAGTTGTAGTAAATAAAATgattgttaattaaataaaataataaaaaaaatattatgcttgaaatttttttaaatatacttATATCATTACAATTAATCACTTGTTCcattaaaattatatttcataatataataaaaatatctcAAAATAGAATAGACAATGCATGCTAAATGTGCTTTTTAGTTTTCCTCACTAATATATAACTAACatgtttaattttgatttttttttattaaatatattaataatattaaaattatttattcattatttatttaatacttaatttaattatatactatatagaaaatatatattaatatatttatattatcaaattttatgAGGATAACTAAAATAAAGAGATTTTTTAATTAGCTTAGCTTTACTTTCCAATAGAATAAATAAGGTGATCATAGTTTTTCGGTGGTCTGGGATGATAGGCGCTGACAAACCCCCGTTTGCAACCATCCCCAACTCGGTCTTCGACACTGGAGGCACTTTTGGCAGTAACTGCCAAACTAGCGGCGAGATCTCCAAATCCAACATGGCGGATATTAATAGCAGACATGATGGCTCCTCTTACATTCGCATTACTCCGGCGCCAGGTGTGTTCGTTCCATCCTCCTCTCCCTCTAATGGCATTAATTTCATTAACTCCACTGCAGATCCCGTACCCACTTCTCCTCTCTCGGCTCTGCCGAGGGAAGATATTAACAGTAAACTACCTAAAAACTCTCTGCACTCC encodes:
- the LOC131039761 gene encoding uncharacterized protein LOC131039761 → MQMQEEKQMGCREKELADWCTSLESRMGDLRIEATNIFMQANCFMERETLPHCLQHLNSRHDSLYSEFLLIEVHEDRLPADIRWLRGVFNTFDSLRKKIVKIMENERKAKELVEGLPIVTVSNFHVDDGLFCGVCRDDFILGEEVREIPCMIRHIFHSQCIWPWLEDHNTCPICTTPFFKEN